A genome region from Perca fluviatilis chromosome 20, GENO_Pfluv_1.0, whole genome shotgun sequence includes the following:
- the heatr5a gene encoding HEAT repeat-containing protein 5A: protein MSRQEKSRGAWRLLLRSALNTLLGLWDAGDGVVDQVSLLTALTVFLLSAGPDVCTVEPLHALCLQRFTAGMDAKDPLVVSRCYQLLASVFQAQPDVAVPYIQALGPPLVRFLQRAERSRPQSAEELLGVLEGVRAMEALVQAADESQRAPLVAILFPLLVSFLLDENALGSAPAASRSLHQAALKDLMRLGPQHSAVFRSLIASSPALKSRLEAAVKGNQESLSAKASSANPAAKSSPSITLKTNFL, encoded by the exons ATGAGCCGGCAGGAGAAGAGCCGCGGAGCCTGGAGGCTGCTGCTGAGATCGGCTCTGAACACGCTGCTGGGCCTCTGGGACGCCG gagacGGTGTTGTGGATCAGGTCAGTCTGCTCACGGCTCTGACCGTCTTCCTGCTGTCTGCTGGTCCTGACGTCTGCACCGTGGAGCCACTGCACGCGCTCTGTCTGCAGCGCTTCACCGCCGGCATGGACGCCAAAGACCCGCTG gttgTGAGTCGCTGTTATCAGCTGTTAGCGTCGGTGTTCCAGGCTCAGCCCGACGTCGCCGTCCCGTACATCCAGGCGCTCGGACCGCCGCTGGTTCGATTCCTGCAG AGGGCGGAGCGGAGTCGTCCTCAGAGTGCCGAGGAGTTGTTGGGAGTCCTGGAGGGAGTCCGAGCGATGGAGGCGCTGGTCCAAGCCGCGGACGAGTCCCAGC GTGCTCCGCTGGTGGCcatcttgtttcctctcctcgtCTCCTTCCTGCTGGATGAAAACGCTCTGGGCTCGGCGCCCGCCGCGTCCCGTTCTCTCCACCAGGCGGCGCTCAAAGACCTGATGCGCCTCGGCCCGCAGCACTCAGCCGTGTTCAG GTCGCTCATCGCCTCGTCTCCTGCGCTCAAGTCTCGACTGGAAGCCGCCGTCAAGGGCAACCAGGAGAGTCTGAGCGCTAAAGCTAGCAGCGCTAACCCCGCCGCCAAGTCCTCCCCCAGCATCACGCTCAAAACCAACTTCCTGTGA